The Candidatus Nanohalovita haloferacivicina region CCGAGATTTCGGACATTGCTGTTGCGTTGATTGTTATGCTATTTGAGAGCTGATTGGTTATTGTAAAGTTTTCACTGTAGTTTTTCCTGTTGACAATACTGACGTTGAGCTCATCTGTAGTATTGAAGATCTGTGTTGTTTCTTTTAGATCGAATACAGGACTTACAGTCACTGTTTCTCCGTACTGATTGGAAAAGACTCCTGCAATAGTGTAGGTGCCATTCGGTGTTCCCTGAGGAATTACCATTGATCCTGTGGCCCATCCTGTTTCATTATCATAGGATAGATCGCTCTTTGAGAAAGTCTTGTACTCTGAACCGTTAGGATAATCTACTGTAATATCAGCTGATGCGAAATCCTCATTTTCTACAGGCGTTCCTGTGTATCTCTTGTTTATTCCGAATTTAAGCTGGTACTCGGAGCCCTGATAGGCCGTATCTATCATATCTGTTGTAAGCGCAAATCTGGCCTTTGTTATATTGTAGAACCTTGTGCTCGTGCTGTAATTGTTCTTTGCCGTGAATTTGATGTAGATTTCTTCTGAGTAGCTGCTGGTATCTAGGTCTGGGAATGTTAAATTGCCTTCGTAGAGGCCTGTTTCCTCGCTCTTGTTTATGTAGCTGCTGGAGATTGTTTCCAGATTGTTTCCTTCGACGGATTTTCTCATTACTGCCATTGAGACATTGTTTGCGTGTGCGGAGGTTACGTTAAGGCCTAGATCTAGTTCTGCTCCTTCTTCACATTTTGTTGGCATGCTTTGCTGGTTGCAGCCTGTCTGTGCTTCCACTGTTGAGACTGAGGTGTTTAGGTAGTCTCTTGTGCTTATCATCTGAGTGGTTGTTGCTGTTTCCCCGTTGGCTGTGGCCTTTACTCTTAGTGAGTACTCTTGTTGTACTGCTTCCGGTATTATGAGCGAGTAGAGCCTGTATTTCTGGTTTGTTGAGTCATCTGGGAAGGCCTGTGTGTTGAAGTATGTGGTGTTTGTTATTTCTACATCCAGGTCTGTTGTTGTCAGGAAGTCTCCGCTTGTGCTGTTTGTTACGTTTACTTCGATTCTTGCGTCTTCTCTTCCTGGGAAGTAGGCCTGGCTCATGTCTGTTAGAATTGTGATTTTGACGTTGGAGATTGTGATCTGTTTGGTTGAGTTTGCTTCTTCATCTATTGGGGAGCCTCTCTGGGCCTCGAATCTGAACTTGCCATCTTTGTCTCCTACTGTTTTGTGGACGTACCATACTGCTCCGTTTAGGTATTTTAGGTCTCCTGAGTTCCGTAGTGTGCCGTTTTCCAGGTAGAACCATTCTGCTCGGCCTTCGTATCTTTCTAAGTAGTCTTTTGTGATTGGGTCTCCAGTATCTCGGTGTCTTATTTCAACGTACTGTGTGGTTGCTCCCGCAGGCGAGATTGTGGAGTAGCTGTCTGGAGCATTCATAGGTGTGACTTCCCATGCCGGTGCTGAAGCTGCTAGAGAAGTGGTGATTAGAAGGGTTGAAACCAAGATAAGTGACTTAACAAGATTTCTGCCTGCAGACATATCAATTCTTTATCAAACGGTGTTAAAAAATCTATTTACCCAGAATATACAGAGTTTCAAACCAGAGCTGTTTTTCATCAAGCTTCTTGAGATCATATTCCTCAATTAAGTCTTCGATTTCTGCCAGAGAACTGGCAACTATGTAAAAACGGCCTTCTTCAGCGAGATATTCTTCTACTTCATCCAGAAACTTTTTTGTGACTTCTATCCCTTTTTCTCCTCCACGCCATATTTCTTCATCTCCTATACCTTTCTCACCCGGAAGATAGGGAGGATTGAAAACTATTACATCGTAGAGGCCTTCTATATCTTCAAAGAGATCAGAATAAATGATTTCAACGTTGAGGCCTTTTTCCTCTGCTTTTTCATTTAGTTGCTGGAGTGCTTCTCTGTTTATATCGGAGGCCGTTACTTCTGCATTTTTCTGCGCTGCAAGAAGTGCTATTTCTCCATTTCCTGTTCCTATTTCGAGGAATTTCTTGTTTTCTAGCTGTATGTTTTCTTTTAGGTAGTCTCTGAGGAGGTAGGTGTCTTCTGAGGGCTGGTATATGGTCATACTGTGGATTTGAGGAATGCGAGGTAGAGTGGGTTGGGTTTTTGGAAGGTTGATGTGAATTCTGGGTGGGCCTGTGTGCCTATGAAGAAGTTGTTTTCCGGTAGTTCTATGTATTCTGCGAGTTTTCCGTTTTGCATTGTTCCTGATATTTTGAGGCCGTTGGCTTCCAGTTTTTCGTGGTATTCTGGGTTGAGTTCGTAGCGGTGGCGGTGTCTTTCTGTTGCGGTGTCTGACCCGTATATTTTGCTGACTTGGCCTGTGATGTTTGCTGTGTAGCTGCCGAGTCTCATTGTTCCTCCCATTTCTTCTATGTTTTTCTGGCCGGGCATTTCCGCGACTACCAGTTCCTGGTCTTCTGATTCTGCGAATTCTTCGGATACTGCGTTCTCTATTCCGAGGACGTTTCTTGCGAATTCTATTGTCATTAGTTGTAGGCCATAGCAGAGGCCTAGTAGTGGGATGTTGTTTTCTCTGCAGTACTGGATTGCGTCTATTTTTCCTTCTACTCCTCTTGATCCGAATCCTCCTGGGATTATTACTCCGTCGTGGCCTTGCAGGGATTCTTCATTGAAGTTTTCGGTGTCGATGTATTCTATGTTGACTTGGCCTCCGATTTCTGCTCCTGCGTGTTTGAGTGCTTCTTCTACTGATGCGTAGGAGTCGTCGATGTCTGTGTATTTTCCGCAGATTGCGATGCTGGATACAGTGTCTTTTTCCAGATTTTCTGTTCTGGCTTTCCAGTCTTTCATCCCGTTCTTTCTCTCTGGAAGACCCATTTTTTCGGCTATTAGCTTGTCTACGTTCTGTTTGTCCAGTTCAAGAGGTAGTTGGTAGATGTAGTCCAGGTCCGGGTCTGAGATTACTTCTTTTTCTTCTACATCGCAGAATAGTGCTATTTTTTCCTGTACGTCTTGATCCAGTTCGTTCTGGCTTCTTCCGACGATCATGTCTGGTTCGAGGCCCAGGCTCTGCAGTTCTTTGACGGAGTGCTGTGTTGGCTTGGTTTTTTGTTCTCCTACCGTGTCCAGATATGGTACTAGCGTTGTGTGGATTAGATAGGTGTCTTCTTCTGGTAGTTCGCTTCTTAGTTGTCGGACTGCTTCGAGGAATACCTGGTTTTCAAGGTCTCCGACTGTTCCTCCGATTTCTACTATGTTTATATCAGAATTTTTCTCTTCGCCGGCTTCTCGCATGAGTTTTTTCATGCGGTTGGTGACGTGTGGCACCATCTGTACTGTTTTGCCCAGATATTCGCCTTCTCTTTCTTTTTCGATTACCTGTTTGAATACTTTGCCGGAGGTCAGGTTCTGTTTGCCGGCTGTTTTGATGCCGAGGAATCTTTCGTAGTGGCCGAAGTCCATGTCTACTTCCGTACCGTCCTCGAGAACGAATACTTCTCCGTGTTCATGCGGGTTCATCGTCCCCGGATCCACGTTCAGGTATCCGTCACATTTGATCGGTGTGATCTCTAGTTCTCTTTGCTGTAGAAGTTTGGAAACGCTTGCGGAGACCAGGCCCTTACCCAGTCCTGATAGAACTCCTCCCGTGACAAAAATCCACTTCGGCATGTAACAATTTTAGCCATCAGAAATTAATAGTTGACGAAAGACTCAGTTTCAAGTCGTGAAATATTTTTTGTTAGAGAAGGCCTGATAGAAGGTTGATTATCTGTGATCCTAGGCCTTGTTTTTCGTCTCCGCCTGTTATGGTGTTATCATCCATCTGTCTCTGGCTGGATGGGTCTACTTTTTCCTGTTCTTCTACTGTTGTGTCTCGGCCCGGTGTTGGATCGGTTGTGGTGTTCTGACTGTTGTCAGATTTGTTTGCTTCTTCCTCATCTCCTCCGAAGTTGAATATGTCTATGTTGATCGTGATTGCTGAGGAGAGGCCAATCATCAGGATTATTGAGGCGGCGAGTACTGCTTTTTTCTTCATTTCAGTGGAGAATTGGAACTGGCCGGGTTAAAAAGTTTCTACTGGTTGAAGTTTTCCTGGTAGAATTCTGCTATTTCTGCTATTTCTTTGACTGTCAGGTTGATGACTCTTTTTTCGGAGTGCGGGATCTGGTCTCTGAGTTCTTTGGCCCTGTCTTTTTCGATGTCCAGGATGTGTCTTACGTCGACGAAACTGTTTCTGATCTTTTTTCTTTTGTGTGTGAATAAGGCCTTGGCTACTTTGAGGAATGTTTCCTCATCTTTTATTCCGTGTCTCTGTTTGTTTGGGTATAGTTTGAGTATTGCTCCGTCTACGTCCGGTGATGGGTGGAAGTTTCTGGATGGTACGTTTCTGAGTTTTACAGGTACGAAGTAGTAGTTTATTCTTACTGAGAAGTATCCGTAGTTTTTGTCGCCGGGATCTGCTACTGCTTTTTCGGCCAGTTCTTTCTGTACCAGGAGAGAGCTCTGGATCTGTTTTTCTCCAAGTAGGTCGAGTATTTCGGAGGATATCTGGAAGGGTATATTTCCTACGCATCTTTCGATTTCTTCCGGTATTTCGTATTCGAGAATGTTTTCGTTGATTACTTCGACGTTGTCGAGTTTGAGGCCTTTGACGTGGTTTGCGAGTGTTGTGTCAGATTCTACTGCGTAGACTTTTTCGGCTTTTTCCGAGAGTTCTCTGGTTATTGATCCGGTTCCGGCCCCTATTTCGAGGACTGTTTTATCGTCTATTTCTCCGGCCTCTACCAGTGCTTTGATTGTTGACTGTGAGTTTAGAAAGTTCTGGCCTTCTACAGGTCTTACTCCGAGCTTTTGAAGTTCTTCTCGTGGTTTCATCTACCTACGAAAAGGTTTCTCTTGGCGTCTCCTTTAAGCTCGTTTGTAATTCTCTTGACCAGCGTGTCCTTTGGATCCGGTAGCGATGGTACTCTTTCTTTGACGTCTGCCAGGCTTTCGAACTCTTTTTCCTCTCTTTCGTCGAGAAGTTTCTGCATGTGTTTGCTTCCGATTCCTGGAAGTAGTTCGAATGCGTGTCTTCTTGGTGTTACTGGTGTTGCTTCGTTGAAGAATTTGACAAATTCGTCTTCTTTTTCTTCGATTAGTTCCTGGAGGACGTATTTTAGTTCTGACTTTGCGCTTGCTGTGAGGTCGTCGTAGGAGATCTTGTTTTTGATGTACTGTACTCTGTCTCTTTCTCCTTCGCCTATGTAGAGTTCTTCTCCTCCTTTAGGCCTTTCTTCATCTCGCATTACTACTTCTAGAAGGTTGTAGTGTTCTGCTCCGATTCCCTGGGCTGTTGGTTCGTCTTTCTGCCCTGATTTTCCGTGTTCTAGGAAATCTAGTACTCTTATGTGTTCGTCTTTTCCTGGCATTGTTGATCTAGTCCTCCGTTAAAAAAGGGTTTTTTCTCAAGAAGGCATAAGGCCTTCTAGTTAAGATATTAAAGGAAGTCAAGAAGTTAAAAGGGTTTCCCGGTTCTAGTTTGCTGTTTCGATACTCTGACAGATCTCGAGGATGTCTTCGATCTGTGAGTCATCCAGCTTGATCCTCTCTTTGGAGAATACTGATCTGACCGTTGATTCGTGCTGCGGTACTATTTCCAGCAGTTTGTAGATATGTTTATCCTTCAGATCTTCGATCTCTGTGAATTCTTCGTAGAGTTCTTTGAGAGTGTCTACATCGTCTACTTTGACGTGTCGGGAAAGATTCTCCAGTGCAATCTTCTGTTCGTGGGAGAGATCTTCCTCGTCTCTTTCTTCCAGTGCTTCAAGTGCTTCAATCGGGAATACAAATTCTTCTTCTTTAATTTCCATTTTTTGATCAGGCCTCTGTTATTCTTCCTCCAGTTTCTGGAGGTGTACTGGTGCTACGTAGAGAGTTTTATCCTTTCCGCCGTCTGTGAACTGGACTTCGTAGGCATCTCCTCTCTTTCCTGTTACTTCTACTGTTGTTCCGTGGAATCTTGCGTGAGGTTGTCCTGACTGTACTGAGGAGTCAACCTTAATCAAGGCCTTTTCTCCTTCTTCGAACTCTTTCAGGTATTCGTTTACTTTTGTTTTTGCTCCCTGGTCACGCTTGAACTTTTTCCTTGAGCCATGTAGTGCTCCTCTGGATTTCTCTGCCATTATATTTTTACCTCGTTATGTAGGAAAATCAGAAGTTTAAACTTTTTAAAGAAGTGGCTGTTTGAGGGTTTTCCCTATTCGTTGCCGACTTTTTCTACCCATGAAACATCCAGATGAGTACATTCTGCCTCGACTCCGAGAAGGCCTGCGACACTAGGTTCTGTTCTTCCACCATCAGAAGAGATCATCTCCTTGATGTAGGTACCGGCCTCAGCCTTGACATCTATCTCAATCTGGCATTCGCCGGTCTTCTCATAATCTATCTCATAGACCTCTCTTTTCCGGACTTTATCGGCCCTACGGTGTTCGACTCTCTCAGGAGTTCTCTGCTCGATAGTGCCTATCAACTGCTCGAGAACCTCTAGATCCTCTACATCTACATCTTCTGATAGCTCGATCTTTGCTCTGTAGGCCTTATCTGTCCTGGTTTCCTTGATCTCTTCTATCTTATCTTTGTGTGTCCACGCGGTTTCGAATATCTCGATCTTATCTGTAGATTCGTTGACTTCTTCTTGCAGGGCCTCTAAATCCAGGTCTCTATTGAGTGGTTCGATCAGTTCGAGTACGAATTCTCTGCGGCCGAAGCATTTTGCGTCTACGTCTTCTCTGCCGTTTCCGTGGAACTTGGCTTCTATGGCCTTTGATTCTCTGAGGAATGGGTCCATTATTTCTTCCTGTACGCTGGTAGGATAGTTTTTGCCTGTCCAGTCGCATTCGTCGCATCCGCTTCCTCTGCAGTTTCTGCAGTGCCATTCTGTCTGTGGGATCTCACGTGAGTATTTGTTGTATTGTGAGTAGATGAGCAGCGAGTTGACCTGTAGTTCGACTCTTTCCTTACCTTCTCTCATGTCTACTACAGCCATTATGTCGGCTCTTTCGAAGTTGACGCTGAGATCTGTTCTGTCTTCTATTCTTTTTCCAATCAGTCGGGATAGCTCTGTTTTGACCGGTTCCGTCCATTCAACGCTGTATTCCTCCCATAGATCTTCTTCGGCCTGGAATACTTCTTCTGGAGGCCTTATTCCTACTAGAAATGTTTCAAGTTCGTATCTTTCGAAGGAGTCTATTACCATGTCAGTGTATCTGTCGACTTCTCCAAAGATGTTGTCACATAGCTCGCAGCTTCCAGATCCTTTCCCATATTCTGCGTCTTCAGGAATATTTTCTCTTACAAAGGAGTCTTCATCCAGCTCTTCTTTTTCGATATCGCGGATGATTGCTCCTCTTTCCCAGTTTTCAAGGCCGTGGCCTAGTTGTGCGAACTGTCTTCCGAGACAGTGATCGCATAGTTCTTCATTCTCTAGAATTCTTGAGGCCTTGTCGGCTACTGTTTGAATGTTCATAGGGTTCTTTGAGGAGGGCAATCTTTTATGGACTGCTTTAGAGTTTGAAGGTTCTGGTTTCTTTTTCTTTGAGTTCTCCTTCCTCTGTTTTTTCTATTATTCGGGCCTCGAGTTCATTTTCTGATAGTTCTATTTCCATCATGGTGGGGTTTCCGGGCCTGGCTGTTCCGCCGCCTACTCCTGTGCAGCTGCCTGGGTTGAGGAGGATTTTTCCTTCGTGTTTTGCTATTTCTTCCTGGTGTGAGTGGCCGTGGATTAGTACGTCGACTTCGAGGTCCTCTTCTGCTATTTTTGATAGTGTGTCGTGGTCTCCGCGCGGGTTTATTCCTGTTCCGTGATAGACTCCGAATTTGAGGCCTTGTTTTTCGAATGTTTCTGATGTTGGCAGGTCGAAGAAGTCGCAGTTTCCTTTGACAGCTACTAGTTCTCCGTATTCATCTATACCATTGTATACAGGTTTTTCTGCGAAGTCGCCTGCGTGTACTGTTAGTTCTGCTTCTTTCATTTTCTCCCTGTATTCTTCAGGTATTTTTTCGGCCCGGGTGGGTACGTGGGAGTCGGAGACTACTGCTATCATGTTTGTTATTGGGTGGTGTTCGGAATATTTTATATAGGATGGTTTCGGTAGTTTATCTACGGGGAATCTTATCTTTACAGATGGAGGGGTAAAGTCGATGATCTATCATGAGAACAAGACAGGACGAACTTCGCAGAGAGGTACGGAAGAAGCTTTTACTGGCTTCGTTAGGTGTAACTAGAGCCCTGTCCAGTATTGATTACAATATCCCTTCAAAATGGCTTTCTGTTATTGATAGTGTGACTGTTTCTTCTGAGACTGCTCACGCTCGTCTTTCTATGCTTGACGAAGAGGTTCAGAGAGAGTACATTGAGAAGGAAGAAATGATTGAGAGAAGGCTTGGTAAAAGAAAGTTTTACGATGACGAAGAGATCGATGAGATCCGCGAACAGATTAAAAATACAGAGTTAAGGCCTTAGAAACCCAGGTTCTGCATTATGTCTTGCATATTTCCTCTTTTCAGTGATTTCTTGTCGAACTTGTCCATCATGTTCTTTGTCTGGCGGTAGTGTTTGAGGAGGTCGCGTACTTCTCTCTCCGTTTTTCCTGATCCATTGGCTATTCTTTCTATTCGGCCTCTTTTGATGACTGAAGGATCTTTCTTTTCTTCGTCGGTCATTGAGTCCATGATTGTTGAGTAGCTCTGTATCTTTCCTTCTGTCAGATTGGAGATGTTGTCAGGGATCTGATTTCCTCCAATTGGTAGTTGCTGGAACATTTCCTCCATCATTCCTGTGTCCGTTACTTGGGCCATTTGTTCCTGGAAGTCTTCAAGTGTGAAGTCTCCTTCGAGGAGGGCCTCGGGATCGGTATCCATCTCCTCGATTTTTTCCAGTAGAGATTCGAGGTCTGGCTGGCCGATCATCTGGGAGACAAACTCTACAGGGTCGTATGGTTCGAGATCCTGCATCTGTTCTCCTGTACCGACGAACTTGACCTGAGCACCAGAGTGTTCACATGCTACAAGTGCTCCACCACCTTTAGCTGATGAATCCATCTTCGTAACGATGACTCCTGTGATTCCGACTGCATCATCGAACTGTTCAGCCTGGTCTCTTGCTGACTGACCGATATCCGCGGGCATAACCAGGTATTTTTCATCCGGTTGCAAGGCCTTTTCCATTTCGGAAAGTTCTTCGCTTAATTCGGCGTTCAGGGAGTTTCGCCCGGCAGAATCGACGATAAGCACATCGACATCGAGGGCCTTTTTCCCGGCCTTGACTACTTTGACAGGATCTTCTGCGTCTTTCTCTCCATAGAATTCTACGTCTACGTCTTCTGCTATCTGTTTTAGCTGGTCGTATGCTGCCGGTCTGTCGGTGTCTGCTGCGATTACTCCAACTTTAAGGCCTCTTTTACGGTAGAAATCCGCTATTTTTCCTGTTGTGGTGGTCTTTCCTGCTCCATAGAGGCCTGCTAGTAGTATTGTTTGTGGCTCGATTTCTATCTCGGCTTCGTCGCCGAGTAGGTCTTCTAGCTGGTTGTATACTATTTCGAGTACGTGTTCTTTTCTTGTGAGGCCTGATGGCACTTCGTCTTCCAGTGCTTTTTCTCTGATGTCGTCGCTGATGTCTGATACGAGGGATACGTCGACGTCGGCCTGGATTAGATCTCTCTGTATGTCTTTGACTAGTTCTTCTACTGCTTCTTTGTCCGCTACACTTTTGCGGGAGAACTTCTGTACTGATTCCTTGATCCTGTCAAACATGTTTTGGAATTAGCTGCGAAAGATTAAATTACTGGGCCTGTTTTACTGGAATGCAAGTTAGTGTGGTTCTCCGATGTTCCAGTATTTGTATAGTAGCATTGCGAGGGCTGTGGCGAGGAGTGCGGTGCCGAGGCCGTATTTTATTGAGATGTTGATTGTTTGGCCTTTGAGTATGAGGTAGGTGGTTCCTGCTAGGAGGGCTGTTATGGCGAGCATTGGTGGGTTGATGAAGTAGCCGATGAAGTCCCATATTTTGCTGTAGTCGGTGAATCTGTACAGTATCCAGGCTGTGGCGAAGATTACGAATACTGCGGAGGCGGTGTCTGTTTTTTGGTAGGCTAGGTATCCTGTGGTTGCTGCTATAAGTGCGATGAGGGTGTATCCCAGTGTTTTGTTGTTGGCCACTGAGAAGGTTTTCTGGTTTAAAGGAATAAAAGTTTTTCAGGTCATACTTGTGTTACGATGGATTTTCCGATAAGAAGAGTTGGTGATAGGAATATGCATTATTTTGAGTCAGATGAAGACTCTTCTATCCAGCTTGTTTTCCTTCCAAGTGGTTTTAATCCAGAATTATGGAGACACCAGCTCAAGTATTTTTCCAGAGAGTTCAAGACTATTGCATTCAGGCCTACTGCCAGCAGGAGAAATCTTGAGGGAGAGGTTGATTGTTTAGAGGAAATTCTTGAACAGGATGGGATTAACAACGCGATTATTGTCTCCCATCATCTTGGAAACAGTATTGCTCAGAGCATGGAGTATAACGAGAATGTTGTAGGCCTTGTTTCAACTGGCAGCCGTGATAGGTTCAGTAAGAAGCCGCCTAGAATGGTTTATCGGTTTTTGAAGAAGCTGGGTTGCGGTGAGCCGAAGCTTGTTAAGAAGCTCTTGTTCTCTGATTTTGCGAAGTATGAGGTTGTTAAGGAGTTTGTAAATGATATTGAAATGCCGGAGTACGATGTTTTTGAGCAGTATTACCGTAATTATAGTGTTGAAAGACCTGTGAAGCATTCGATGGTTGTTCATGCTTCGGAGGATCGTTTTTCTGATATTGATTTTATTCGTTCTTTGAAGCCTGGGCCTCAGATCAGTATTATTCAGGATGCTGGTACTTTCAGTTTTTATGAGAAGCCCGGCGACTTTAACAAGGCTCTTCATGACTTTTTGAGGCAGTTGGAGGAGTTTGTGGATGAGCGCGAGCTTGCTGAAGCCAAGAGTAAGAACAGGTCTTTGAAGGATTTCAGTGGTCGAAAAGCTATGAAGAGAAAGATAAAAGTTGAGCAGTGAATTAGTTTTTGAGGTGTATTTTTGAATGATTGCAGGCCTGATTTTGAAGGATACTCCCGGCGTTGAATGTGGGCTGGCTTTTCTTGATGATGAGCTGGAGACTTTCAGCGTTGAGAGCAATGATGAAATAATTGAATTAATCGATGAGAAAAACCCTGATATTCTTGCTGTTGATATCAGCGATGAGACAAGTTTGAAGGAGTTTAACAAGGGTGAGAGCGATGCTCGTGAGTCAGGCCATATTTTTACGCCTGTTTCTCATGAAGGTGAGAAGGTTAAGCGTTTTGAGGCCTTGAAGGCGGGTTGTCGTCAGGCTCTTGGCCAGGATTGTCCTGAGTTTATCCGTTTTGAGCCTCAGATTACTGCTGATGAGCTGGCGGTTCACGACGATGATGGCCTGAGGTCTTTCGGCGTTGATACCGATGGTATTCATTCTGCTGATGAGTTTGATGCCGTTCTTGGCGCTATTACTGCTCGTTTCTATCAGCAGAATCAGTTTGAGGACATGGGTATTGTGGTTCCTCAGAACTTTGATGCTGACGGCGAATCAGAGGATTCGGAAAAAGCTTAAAAGAGTTTTATGAGCATTGAGTAGATACAGGTAATTGTTATGGGTATGGAAAAATTTTACAGGACGGTGCGCAGGAAGTTTGGCCTGAACAAGGAACAGATGAAAAACGAGCTTAAACAGGAAGTAACACATGAGCTACGGGCCGAATTTGATGAAGAGATTTCCTACATCGAGGCCGAGATGAAGGAGTACGAGCAGCTTGTTGCTGAAGTTAATCACCTGCTTTCAGTTATGCGCAAGCAGAGGATTAAGGAAGGTTCCAACAGTAAAGGCCGTCAGATCAGAATGGATGATGTTGGAGACGACATGGCACCTCTGAAGTCCAAGCTTCAGGAACTGGAGAAGTCTATGGAAGATAGGCTTGAAAGGCAGAAAGCCCTTCAATAGGAAAATAACCACATTTTTCTTTCAAATTAAAAATTGTGAGGTTAGAGGCCTCTTTCTTTACTCGAGGATTTCCT contains the following coding sequences:
- a CDS encoding HemK2/MTQ2 family protein methyltransferase; protein product: MTIYQPSEDTYLLRDYLKENIQLENKKFLEIGTGNGEIALLAAQKNAEVTASDINREALQQLNEKAEEKGLNVEIIYSDLFEDIEGLYDVIVFNPPYLPGEKGIGDEEIWRGGEKGIEVTKKFLDEVEEYLAEEGRFYIVASSLAEIEDLIEEYDLKKLDEKQLWFETLYILGK
- the pyrG gene encoding glutamine hydrolyzing CTP synthase, which gives rise to MPKWIFVTGGVLSGLGKGLVSASVSKLLQQRELEITPIKCDGYLNVDPGTMNPHEHGEVFVLEDGTEVDMDFGHYERFLGIKTAGKQNLTSGKVFKQVIEKEREGEYLGKTVQMVPHVTNRMKKLMREAGEEKNSDINIVEIGGTVGDLENQVFLEAVRQLRSELPEEDTYLIHTTLVPYLDTVGEQKTKPTQHSVKELQSLGLEPDMIVGRSQNELDQDVQEKIALFCDVEEKEVISDPDLDYIYQLPLELDKQNVDKLIAEKMGLPERKNGMKDWKARTENLEKDTVSSIAICGKYTDIDDSYASVEEALKHAGAEIGGQVNIEYIDTENFNEESLQGHDGVIIPGGFGSRGVEGKIDAIQYCRENNIPLLGLCYGLQLMTIEFARNVLGIENAVSEEFAESEDQELVVAEMPGQKNIEEMGGTMRLGSYTANITGQVSKIYGSDTATERHRHRYELNPEYHEKLEANGLKISGTMQNGKLAEYIELPENNFFIGTQAHPEFTSTFQKPNPLYLAFLKSTV
- the rsmA gene encoding 16S rRNA (adenine(1518)-N(6)/adenine(1519)-N(6))-dimethyltransferase RsmA, which translates into the protein MKPREELQKLGVRPVEGQNFLNSQSTIKALVEAGEIDDKTVLEIGAGTGSITRELSEKAEKVYAVESDTTLANHVKGLKLDNVEVINENILEYEIPEEIERCVGNIPFQISSEILDLLGEKQIQSSLLVQKELAEKAVADPGDKNYGYFSVRINYYFVPVKLRNVPSRNFHPSPDVDGAILKLYPNKQRHGIKDEETFLKVAKALFTHKRKKIRNSFVDVRHILDIEKDRAKELRDQIPHSEKRVINLTVKEIAEIAEFYQENFNQ
- a CDS encoding DUF655 domain-containing protein, whose amino-acid sequence is MPGKDEHIRVLDFLEHGKSGQKDEPTAQGIGAEHYNLLEVVMRDEERPKGGEELYIGEGERDRVQYIKNKISYDDLTASAKSELKYVLQELIEEKEDEFVKFFNEATPVTPRRHAFELLPGIGSKHMQKLLDEREEKEFESLADVKERVPSLPDPKDTLVKRITNELKGDAKRNLFVGR
- a CDS encoding 50S ribosomal protein L21e, giving the protein MAEKSRGALHGSRKKFKRDQGAKTKVNEYLKEFEEGEKALIKVDSSVQSGQPHARFHGTTVEVTGKRGDAYEVQFTDGGKDKTLYVAPVHLQKLEEE
- a CDS encoding tRNA pseudouridine(54/55) synthase Pus10; the protein is MNIQTVADKASRILENEELCDHCLGRQFAQLGHGLENWERGAIIRDIEKEELDEDSFVRENIPEDAEYGKGSGSCELCDNIFGEVDRYTDMVIDSFERYELETFLVGIRPPEEVFQAEEDLWEEYSVEWTEPVKTELSRLIGKRIEDRTDLSVNFERADIMAVVDMREGKERVELQVNSLLIYSQYNKYSREIPQTEWHCRNCRGSGCDECDWTGKNYPTSVQEEIMDPFLRESKAIEAKFHGNGREDVDAKCFGRREFVLELIEPLNRDLDLEALQEEVNESTDKIEIFETAWTHKDKIEEIKETRTDKAYRAKIELSEDVDVEDLEVLEQLIGTIEQRTPERVEHRRADKVRKREVYEIDYEKTGECQIEIDVKAEAGTYIKEMISSDGGRTEPSVAGLLGVEAECTHLDVSWVEKVGNE
- a CDS encoding metallophosphoesterase, with amino-acid sequence MIAVVSDSHVPTRAEKIPEEYREKMKEAELTVHAGDFAEKPVYNGIDEYGELVAVKGNCDFFDLPTSETFEKQGLKFGVYHGTGINPRGDHDTLSKIAEEDLEVDVLIHGHSHQEEIAKHEGKILLNPGSCTGVGGGTARPGNPTMMEIELSENELEARIIEKTEEGELKEKETRTFKL
- a CDS encoding signal recognition particle receptor subunit alpha: MFDRIKESVQKFSRKSVADKEAVEELVKDIQRDLIQADVDVSLVSDISDDIREKALEDEVPSGLTRKEHVLEIVYNQLEDLLGDEAEIEIEPQTILLAGLYGAGKTTTTGKIADFYRKRGLKVGVIAADTDRPAAYDQLKQIAEDVDVEFYGEKDAEDPVKVVKAGKKALDVDVLIVDSAGRNSLNAELSEELSEMEKALQPDEKYLVMPADIGQSARDQAEQFDDAVGITGVIVTKMDSSAKGGGALVACEHSGAQVKFVGTGEQMQDLEPYDPVEFVSQMIGQPDLESLLEKIEEMDTDPEALLEGDFTLEDFQEQMAQVTDTGMMEEMFQQLPIGGNQIPDNISNLTEGKIQSYSTIMDSMTDEEKKDPSVIKRGRIERIANGSGKTEREVRDLLKHYRQTKNMMDKFDKKSLKRGNMQDIMQNLGF
- a CDS encoding alpha/beta fold hydrolase → MHYFESDEDSSIQLVFLPSGFNPELWRHQLKYFSREFKTIAFRPTASRRNLEGEVDCLEEILEQDGINNAIIVSHHLGNSIAQSMEYNENVVGLVSTGSRDRFSKKPPRMVYRFLKKLGCGEPKLVKKLLFSDFAKYEVVKEFVNDIEMPEYDVFEQYYRNYSVERPVKHSMVVHASEDRFSDIDFIRSLKPGPQISIIQDAGTFSFYEKPGDFNKALHDFLRQLEEFVDERELAEAKSKNRSLKDFSGRKAMKRKIKVEQ